The following coding sequences are from one Macaca mulatta isolate MMU2019108-1 chromosome 7, T2T-MMU8v2.0, whole genome shotgun sequence window:
- the LOC712886 gene encoding creatine kinase U-type, mitochondrial isoform X2 — protein MWCLETCACLSQSHTQSSHHTLHHLTLLSPPVQELGTTEREAKGEEEEETNDSLPNPSPTPSTTNSLGPSSGPQSSSLPVPDPILRQRLLQDPVARPQAMAGSFSRLLSARPGIRLLALAGAGSLTAGFLLRPEPVRAASERRRLYPPSAEYPDLRKHNNCMASHLTPAVYARLCDKTTPTGWTLDQCIQTGVDNPGHPFIKTVGMVAGDEETYEVFADLFDPVIQERHNGYDPRTMKHTTDLDASKIRSGYFDERYVLSSRVRTGRSIRGLSLPPACTRAERREVERVVVDALSGLKGDLAGRYYRLSEMTEAEQQQLIDDHFLFDKPVSPLLTAAGMARDWPDARGIWHNNEKSFLIWVNEEDHTRVISMEKGGNMKRVFERFCRGLKEVEQLIQERGWEFMWNERLGYILTCPSNLGTGLRAGVHIKLPLLSKDSRFPKILENLRLQKRGTGGVDTAATGGVFDISNLDRLGKSEVELVQLVIDGVNYLIDCERRLERGQDIRIPTPVIHTKH, from the exons ATGTGGTGTCTGGAGACCTGTGCCTGCCTGTCCCAGTCCCACACCCAGTCATCTCACCACACCCTTCACCACCTCACTTTACTTTCACCTCCAGTCCAGGAACTAGGAACTACGGAGAGAGAAGccaagggagaggaggaagaggaaactAACGATTCCCTGCCCAACCCCAGCCCCACACCCAGCACCACCAACAG CCTCGGACCTAGCTCCGGCCCTCAGTCATCCTCCCTCCCTGTTCCGGATCCTATCTTGCGCCAGCGCCTACTCCAGGATCCCGTAGCCAGACCTCAAGCCATGGCTGGTTCCTTCTCCCGTCTGCTGTCCGCCCGCCCGGGAATCAGGCTCCTGGCTTTGGCCGGAGCGGGGTCTCTAACCGCTGGGTTTCTGCTGCGACCGGAACCTGTACGAGCGGCCAGTGAACGACGGAGGCTGTATCCCCCGAG CGCTGAGTACCCAGACCTCCGAAAGCACAACAACTGCATGGCCAGTCACCTGACCCCAGCAGTCTATGCACGGCTCTGCGACAAGACCACACCCACTGGTTGGACATTAGATCAGTGTATCCAGACTGGCGTGGACAACCCTGGCCACCCCTTCATCAAGActgtgggcatggtggctggagATGAGGAGACCTATGAG GTATTTGCTGACCTGTTTGACCCTGTGATCCAAGAGCGACACAATGGATATGACCCCCGGACAATGAAGCACACCACGGATCTGGATGCCAGTAAA ATCCGTTCTGGCTACTTTGATGAGAGGTATGTATTGTCCTCTAGAGTCAGAACTGGCCGAAGCATCCGAGGACTCAGTCTGCCTCCAGCTTGCACTCGAGCAGAGCGACGGGAGGTGGAACGTGTTGTGGTGGATGCACTGAGTGGCCTGAAGGGTGACCTGGCTGGACGTTACTATAGGCTCAGTGAGATGACAGAGGCTGAACAGCAGCAGCTGATTGAT GACCACTTTCTGTTTGATAAGCCTGTGTCCCCATTGCTGACTGCAGCAGGAATGGCTCGAGACTGGCCAGATGCTCGTGGAATTTG GCACAACAATGAGAAGAGCTTCCTGATCTGGGTGAATGAGGAGGATCATACACGGGTCATCTCCATGGAGAAGGGTGGCAACATGAAGAGAGTGTTTGAAAGATTCTGCCGAGGCCTCAAAGAG GTGGAGCAACTTATCCAAGAACGTGGCTGGGAGTTCATGTGGAATGAGCGTTTGGGATACATCTTGACCTGTCCATCTAACCTGGGCACTGGACTTCGGGCAGGAGTGCACATCAAACTGCCCCTGCTAAGCAAA GATAGCCGCTTCCCAAAGATCCTGGAGAACCTAAGACTCCAAAAGCGTGGTACTGGAGGAGTGGACACTGCTGCCACAGGCGGTGTCTTTGATATTTCTAATTTGGACCGACTAGGCAAATCAGAG GTGGAGCTTGTGCAGCTGGTCATCGATGGAGTAAACTATTTGATTGATTGTGAACGGCGTCTGGAGAGAGGCCAGGATATCCGCATCCCCACACCTGTCATCCACACCAAGCATTAA
- the LOC712886 gene encoding creatine kinase U-type, mitochondrial isoform X1 — translation MWCLETCACLSQSHTQSSHHTLHHLTLLSPPVQELGTTEREAKGEEEEETNDSLPNPSPTPSTTNSLVGTGSHSGFSLQSDPHFGCSLGPSSGPQSSSLPVPDPILRQRLLQDPVARPQAMAGSFSRLLSARPGIRLLALAGAGSLTAGFLLRPEPVRAASERRRLYPPSAEYPDLRKHNNCMASHLTPAVYARLCDKTTPTGWTLDQCIQTGVDNPGHPFIKTVGMVAGDEETYEVFADLFDPVIQERHNGYDPRTMKHTTDLDASKIRSGYFDERYVLSSRVRTGRSIRGLSLPPACTRAERREVERVVVDALSGLKGDLAGRYYRLSEMTEAEQQQLIDDHFLFDKPVSPLLTAAGMARDWPDARGIWHNNEKSFLIWVNEEDHTRVISMEKGGNMKRVFERFCRGLKEVEQLIQERGWEFMWNERLGYILTCPSNLGTGLRAGVHIKLPLLSKDSRFPKILENLRLQKRGTGGVDTAATGGVFDISNLDRLGKSEVELVQLVIDGVNYLIDCERRLERGQDIRIPTPVIHTKH, via the exons ATGTGGTGTCTGGAGACCTGTGCCTGCCTGTCCCAGTCCCACACCCAGTCATCTCACCACACCCTTCACCACCTCACTTTACTTTCACCTCCAGTCCAGGAACTAGGAACTACGGAGAGAGAAGccaagggagaggaggaagaggaaactAACGATTCCCTGCCCAACCCCAGCCCCACACCCAGCACCACCAACAG TCTGGTTGGCACCGGCTCCCATTCCGGCTTCAGCCTCCAATCCGACCCCCATTTCGGCTGCAGCCTCGGACCTAGCTCCGGCCCTCAGTCATCCTCCCTCCCTGTTCCGGATCCTATCTTGCGCCAGCGCCTACTCCAGGATCCCGTAGCCAGACCTCAAGCCATGGCTGGTTCCTTCTCCCGTCTGCTGTCCGCCCGCCCGGGAATCAGGCTCCTGGCTTTGGCCGGAGCGGGGTCTCTAACCGCTGGGTTTCTGCTGCGACCGGAACCTGTACGAGCGGCCAGTGAACGACGGAGGCTGTATCCCCCGAG CGCTGAGTACCCAGACCTCCGAAAGCACAACAACTGCATGGCCAGTCACCTGACCCCAGCAGTCTATGCACGGCTCTGCGACAAGACCACACCCACTGGTTGGACATTAGATCAGTGTATCCAGACTGGCGTGGACAACCCTGGCCACCCCTTCATCAAGActgtgggcatggtggctggagATGAGGAGACCTATGAG GTATTTGCTGACCTGTTTGACCCTGTGATCCAAGAGCGACACAATGGATATGACCCCCGGACAATGAAGCACACCACGGATCTGGATGCCAGTAAA ATCCGTTCTGGCTACTTTGATGAGAGGTATGTATTGTCCTCTAGAGTCAGAACTGGCCGAAGCATCCGAGGACTCAGTCTGCCTCCAGCTTGCACTCGAGCAGAGCGACGGGAGGTGGAACGTGTTGTGGTGGATGCACTGAGTGGCCTGAAGGGTGACCTGGCTGGACGTTACTATAGGCTCAGTGAGATGACAGAGGCTGAACAGCAGCAGCTGATTGAT GACCACTTTCTGTTTGATAAGCCTGTGTCCCCATTGCTGACTGCAGCAGGAATGGCTCGAGACTGGCCAGATGCTCGTGGAATTTG GCACAACAATGAGAAGAGCTTCCTGATCTGGGTGAATGAGGAGGATCATACACGGGTCATCTCCATGGAGAAGGGTGGCAACATGAAGAGAGTGTTTGAAAGATTCTGCCGAGGCCTCAAAGAG GTGGAGCAACTTATCCAAGAACGTGGCTGGGAGTTCATGTGGAATGAGCGTTTGGGATACATCTTGACCTGTCCATCTAACCTGGGCACTGGACTTCGGGCAGGAGTGCACATCAAACTGCCCCTGCTAAGCAAA GATAGCCGCTTCCCAAAGATCCTGGAGAACCTAAGACTCCAAAAGCGTGGTACTGGAGGAGTGGACACTGCTGCCACAGGCGGTGTCTTTGATATTTCTAATTTGGACCGACTAGGCAAATCAGAG GTGGAGCTTGTGCAGCTGGTCATCGATGGAGTAAACTATTTGATTGATTGTGAACGGCGTCTGGAGAGAGGCCAGGATATCCGCATCCCCACACCTGTCATCCACACCAAGCATTAA
- the LOC712886 gene encoding creatine kinase U-type, mitochondrial isoform X3 — MAGSFSRLLSARPGIRLLALAGAGSLTAGFLLRPEPVRAASERRRLYPPSAEYPDLRKHNNCMASHLTPAVYARLCDKTTPTGWTLDQCIQTGVDNPGHPFIKTVGMVAGDEETYEVFADLFDPVIQERHNGYDPRTMKHTTDLDASKIRSGYFDERYVLSSRVRTGRSIRGLSLPPACTRAERREVERVVVDALSGLKGDLAGRYYRLSEMTEAEQQQLIDDHFLFDKPVSPLLTAAGMARDWPDARGIWHNNEKSFLIWVNEEDHTRVISMEKGGNMKRVFERFCRGLKEVEQLIQERGWEFMWNERLGYILTCPSNLGTGLRAGVHIKLPLLSKDSRFPKILENLRLQKRGTGGVDTAATGGVFDISNLDRLGKSEVELVQLVIDGVNYLIDCERRLERGQDIRIPTPVIHTKH, encoded by the exons ATGGCTGGTTCCTTCTCCCGTCTGCTGTCCGCCCGCCCGGGAATCAGGCTCCTGGCTTTGGCCGGAGCGGGGTCTCTAACCGCTGGGTTTCTGCTGCGACCGGAACCTGTACGAGCGGCCAGTGAACGACGGAGGCTGTATCCCCCGAG CGCTGAGTACCCAGACCTCCGAAAGCACAACAACTGCATGGCCAGTCACCTGACCCCAGCAGTCTATGCACGGCTCTGCGACAAGACCACACCCACTGGTTGGACATTAGATCAGTGTATCCAGACTGGCGTGGACAACCCTGGCCACCCCTTCATCAAGActgtgggcatggtggctggagATGAGGAGACCTATGAG GTATTTGCTGACCTGTTTGACCCTGTGATCCAAGAGCGACACAATGGATATGACCCCCGGACAATGAAGCACACCACGGATCTGGATGCCAGTAAA ATCCGTTCTGGCTACTTTGATGAGAGGTATGTATTGTCCTCTAGAGTCAGAACTGGCCGAAGCATCCGAGGACTCAGTCTGCCTCCAGCTTGCACTCGAGCAGAGCGACGGGAGGTGGAACGTGTTGTGGTGGATGCACTGAGTGGCCTGAAGGGTGACCTGGCTGGACGTTACTATAGGCTCAGTGAGATGACAGAGGCTGAACAGCAGCAGCTGATTGAT GACCACTTTCTGTTTGATAAGCCTGTGTCCCCATTGCTGACTGCAGCAGGAATGGCTCGAGACTGGCCAGATGCTCGTGGAATTTG GCACAACAATGAGAAGAGCTTCCTGATCTGGGTGAATGAGGAGGATCATACACGGGTCATCTCCATGGAGAAGGGTGGCAACATGAAGAGAGTGTTTGAAAGATTCTGCCGAGGCCTCAAAGAG GTGGAGCAACTTATCCAAGAACGTGGCTGGGAGTTCATGTGGAATGAGCGTTTGGGATACATCTTGACCTGTCCATCTAACCTGGGCACTGGACTTCGGGCAGGAGTGCACATCAAACTGCCCCTGCTAAGCAAA GATAGCCGCTTCCCAAAGATCCTGGAGAACCTAAGACTCCAAAAGCGTGGTACTGGAGGAGTGGACACTGCTGCCACAGGCGGTGTCTTTGATATTTCTAATTTGGACCGACTAGGCAAATCAGAG GTGGAGCTTGTGCAGCTGGTCATCGATGGAGTAAACTATTTGATTGATTGTGAACGGCGTCTGGAGAGAGGCCAGGATATCCGCATCCCCACACCTGTCATCCACACCAAGCATTAA
- the LOC712886 gene encoding creatine kinase U-type, mitochondrial isoform X4, which yields MPVKVRTGRSIRGLSLPPACTRAERREVERVVVDALSGLKGDLAGRYYRLSEMTEAEQQQLIDDHFLFDKPVSPLLTAAGMARDWPDARGIWHNNEKSFLIWVNEEDHTRVISMEKGGNMKRVFERFCRGLKEVEQLIQERGWEFMWNERLGYILTCPSNLGTGLRAGVHIKLPLLSKDSRFPKILENLRLQKRGTGGVDTAATGGVFDISNLDRLGKSEVELVQLVIDGVNYLIDCERRLERGQDIRIPTPVIHTKH from the exons ATGCCAGTAAA AGTCAGAACTGGCCGAAGCATCCGAGGACTCAGTCTGCCTCCAGCTTGCACTCGAGCAGAGCGACGGGAGGTGGAACGTGTTGTGGTGGATGCACTGAGTGGCCTGAAGGGTGACCTGGCTGGACGTTACTATAGGCTCAGTGAGATGACAGAGGCTGAACAGCAGCAGCTGATTGAT GACCACTTTCTGTTTGATAAGCCTGTGTCCCCATTGCTGACTGCAGCAGGAATGGCTCGAGACTGGCCAGATGCTCGTGGAATTTG GCACAACAATGAGAAGAGCTTCCTGATCTGGGTGAATGAGGAGGATCATACACGGGTCATCTCCATGGAGAAGGGTGGCAACATGAAGAGAGTGTTTGAAAGATTCTGCCGAGGCCTCAAAGAG GTGGAGCAACTTATCCAAGAACGTGGCTGGGAGTTCATGTGGAATGAGCGTTTGGGATACATCTTGACCTGTCCATCTAACCTGGGCACTGGACTTCGGGCAGGAGTGCACATCAAACTGCCCCTGCTAAGCAAA GATAGCCGCTTCCCAAAGATCCTGGAGAACCTAAGACTCCAAAAGCGTGGTACTGGAGGAGTGGACACTGCTGCCACAGGCGGTGTCTTTGATATTTCTAATTTGGACCGACTAGGCAAATCAGAG GTGGAGCTTGTGCAGCTGGTCATCGATGGAGTAAACTATTTGATTGATTGTGAACGGCGTCTGGAGAGAGGCCAGGATATCCGCATCCCCACACCTGTCATCCACACCAAGCATTAA